The sequence CGCTGTTGCCAATACTGCAGGCCGAGAATTGCGGTCGCGGCAAACAGCGTCATCAACGTCACGACCGCCAGAACCAGCGGACGAGCAAGCCATCGCAAACGCAGAGCCCGAACAGGGACGGACATTGGCCGTGGGGTCTTCGATGCTCGTGTGGACCGCGTGTTCTGACGCCGATGCCAGAGCACGATAGGACAATAGCATGGATAGGGAGGTCGGGAACCCGACATTCACCGGACCGCGCCAGAGCCAAAGCCGCGATGTCGCAGGGGAGCAGCCTCGCGGGCGTGCTATGGATGCATGCCCTTGGTTCATTCAAGGAGCATCAACATGGCACAGGTTGGAAGCTCATCGGGCCATCCCAATCCGGCGAGCCGGCGCAGTTTCATCAAGATGCTGGGGGCGGCCGGCGCGGTCGTGCCCGCTCTGACTGCGCTGCCGCGCGGGAGTTTTGCCCAGGATCCCTCTGCGGCTTTCGCCAACGCGTCGATCGACTGGAAACAGTTTGCGGGGCAGACGATCACGCTCGCAGGTGCGATCCATCCCTGGTCGAACGCGATCACTCCACTCCTGCCGGGGTTCACCAGTCTCACCGGCATCACAGTCGATGCCGATTTCCAGTTGGAGACGACGTACATGGGTGCCCTGCCGATCAGGCTCGCCCGCGGCAGCACTACGCCCGACGTCTTTATGTTCACTACTTATGGTCAAGGCATCTCGGCAGGATGGCTTGAGCCATTGAACAACTACTATCTCAACAGATCGCTGACCGATATCGCATGGTATGACGAGGACGACCTGCTCAAGACGGCCCGGGCATTCCCGCTGTGGTCGGATGGAGAGCGCTACGCCATCCCGATCACCTCAGAGGCGATGACCCTTTTCATCAACAAGCATGCGCTGGCAGCCGGCAACCTGCCAGTTCCCCAGACATTCGACGAGTTGCTTGCGACGGCCAGGGCAGTCAAGACCAGCGAGGTGTCGGGCATCGCCATGCGGGCCCAGGCAAGCTTCAATTCCTGCCCACCAGCCTTGGGCTTCGTGTTCTCGTACGGCGGAGCCATGGTCAAGGACAACAAGGCCGCTTTTGACAGCTCGGATGCGATTGCGGCCGTCGAGATGTATGGACAGCTGCTAAACCAGGCCGGACCTTTCGGCGCCGGCAGCTATGAATGGTACCACGTGCTCGATGACTTCCTGCAAGGCAGGACCGCAATAGCAATCGACAGCAGCAACTTCGCGACCGACATCTCCAATCCGGCGAAGAGCCGCGTGGCCAGCCACGCCGGCTATGCAGCTTTCCCGCGTCTGGCGGGGCGCGCCCCCGTTCCCTTCATGTCGCACTGGCAGGCCTGCATCAATTCCAAATCACGAAACAAGCGGGCTGCTTTCCTGTTCCTGCTCTGGGCAACGAGCAGGCCGACTTCGCTACGGACAGCCGCAGCGGGGCTGGCCACGACACGCGTGTCGGCATGGTCCAGCGAAGGCTTCAAGACGGCGTTCGGCTCGGAGGCCGCCACGGCGGCACTGACCAACCTGCAAAATGCAGATGTCGACCGCGCCAAGGCAATTCTCTTCCACCCGCAATCGAAACTGATCCTCGACGCCTTCATGATTGGGGTCAACGAGGTAGTCAGTGGGGCGAAATCCGCAAAGGATGCGATGACGCGCGCGGCCGCGCAGGCCAATGCGGCGATCCGCGGGTAGCGGCGAGGCATGGTCCGGCCGGTAGCGCTGGAGCCAGGCTATTAGCCTGATCCACCTCTTTGATTTCCACGGAGACACGTGGCCCTCGGAAGGAGCACAGCGTTCTTCTTGCTGATTCCGTCGACCAGCGCGTTCGCAATAGCCGCGCATGTTGTCGTAGGACTGCGTCTAGTGAAGGCAAGGACGTGGATTAGCTCAGCCGGCCCACTTGATGAGCCACGCGTTCCTTACGGAAACGCGGTCAATTGCATATCTCTCTTTGCCCCACACCTCCGGGATGGCTTTCGAGGCGACATCCCTTGCCCACCGGCCGGCAGCCGCCGCTCGATGTACAGATAATCTGTCCGGAGGCTTGCGGCTTGGCCGGCCCCGTCTCGGCACTCTTCCGATCCCGATCCCCGGTTTGAGGACTTTGGCGCGCGACAGGTTTCCGCTCGATCTTCTCGCACTCATTGTCGTCGCCGAGACGATAGCCGGCGCGGCAAGTGATCTTCACGCACTGATCGCCGTCTGCCTTGAAGCCGAAATTGCAGACCAGCGGGCAGACCCGTCCCGGCTTCGCCTTGAGCGCATCGAGCGCATCGACGCTGGCAAGCTTCGCGTCGAACCTGGTGCCGGCGTATCTGTTGAACAGCGACAGCGACCGTTGCGCCGTCTCGCTCCAATCCCCGTTAGCCTCGCCCTTCAAGCAACCGACGCGGCGCAGTTCGACCTGGATCGATCTCGGCATGTCAACGGGCGGCGGGGCACTCGGCGGCAGCGACAGCGCTGCGACCTTCTTGCTCTCGGCTTCAATGGCCAGCCTGTCCGCCGCCTGCTTTGCCACAGCTTCAGCCGCCGCCTTCTCGATCGCCTGCTTCTCCACAAGCACCTTGGTTGCTGCCGCCTCGGCCGCCTTGCGCTCGCGTTCGGCCGCTTCCGCCCTCGCCTGTTCGATCTGCTTCTGCTTCTCCGCGGCGATCCGCGCATCCTCGGCGGCTTTGGCCGCGGCCGCTGCCTTTTCCAGCTCCGCCTTCTGGGCACGTTCGGCGGCGAGCTTCACCTTTTCCTGCTCGGCCAGCCGCGCCTTCTCGGTCGCCGCCATGCGCTCTTCCTCGGCCGCGATCTTCTTGAGCTGCACGCGGGCGAGGTTGGCGTAGAAGCCGTCCGGATAGGTCTGCAGGAAAGCTTCCCAGGCCTCGCGCAGGCCCGCCTGAAGCGCAAGCTCATAGTCCCTGCGCACGCTGTCCTGCGGATTGGCCTGCGGCCCCGGCACGGCGGTTGGCTTCGCCGGCACCAGCGACACGTCGTCGCCGCCGAGCGAGCCGTAGACAAAGGGCTCCTGCCTGTTGCCGGTGCTCTTCAGGACGTCGTCGCGCACGAAACCGAACGCCTTGCGCAGATCGAGGCCGGGCTTCGGCAGGTGCTCGGCCAGCGCCGTGGCGAAGGGACTGTTGCGGGAATCGCCGTCGGACGCCGTCGATCCCGCCTTGGCCGCAAAGGCGATCATCGTGTTCGGGCTGGTCGGCTCGACTTTGGCAAGTCCTCGCCCGATCGCGCGCGAGGCCACCATGCGCTTCATGGACTTGGCAAAGGGATTGTCGCGGCAGGCGTCGAGGATGACGAGGCGCAGCCGCTTGGCCGGCTCGACCGCGAACAGCGCACGATCGAGCGCAACCGTCTCGTCGAGAACGTCGCCGTCGGTCTCCAACAACGCATCGGTCGGGATGAGGTAGTTGCTGCCGTCGAGCTCGATGCCGTGGCCGGCGTAATAGATCACCGCCATGTCGGCATCGCGGACCCTCCCGGCAAACTCACGCAGCGTCCGCCGCATCTCGGAGGCATTCAGGTCTGTCTTGACATCGACCGCATCGAAGCCGGCCCTCTTGAACATATCGCCGATCAGGGCGGCGTCGTTCACGGGATTGGTGAGCCGCAGCGTGTTCTTGTAGGCGGAATTGCCGATCACGAGCACGACGCGCTTCTCGGCAAGTGCCGGGCTGCAAGCGAGCAGGCTCGCAAAGGTCATCACGGCAATGAGTCGATACACACTCAATTGCAGACCTCGGTGGTAACCATGATTCCGCGGTTGTCCTTCACCGCTCCAAGACGGCACCCCTTGCCAACCGGCCGGCATCCCGCGCCGTTGCACACCATCTGTCCGGACGCCTGCGATTTTGGCGAGGCGGATTCAGCGCTTTTCCGGTCCTGATCCCGCCTCCGCGACTCCTCGCGCGTCGCCACCGGCTTCTTCTCCGGGATCTTCTCGCACTCGTTGTCCTCACCGACGCGATAGCCGGAACGGCAGGTGATCTTCACGCATTGATCGCCGTCGGCCTTGAAGCCGAAATTGCACACGAGCGGACACACCCGCCCCGACTTCGCCTTCAGCGCATCGAGCGCATCGACGCTGACGAGCTTCACGTCGAACTGCGTACCGGCATATTTGTTGAACAGAGTCAGCGAGCGCTGCGCGGCCGAACTCCATTCGCTCTCCGCAGACGCCGTCAGGCACCCGACGCGGCGCAATTCGCTTTGTACCGATTTGGAAAGCTCGGCCGCCGACAATGTGGATGTCGGCCCCGGCGAGAGCGCGGCCACTTTCTGGTTCTCGACTTCGGGCAGCTGCCGATCTGCGGCGGGCTTTGCGGCCTGTTCCGCTTTCTCGGCCGCCTGCCTTGCAGCGAGCTCCGCCTTTGCCTTCTCGGCCGCCTGCTTCTCCGCCAGCGCCTTCGCCGCCGCCGCCTCGGCCAGCTTGCGCTGGTGCTCCGCCGCTTCCGCCTTCGCCTGCTCGATCTGCTTCTGCTTCTCAGCGGCGATCCGCGCGTCCTCGGCCGCCTTGGCCGCCGCGGCGGCCTTCTCCTGCTCGGCCTTCTGGGCGCGCTCGGCGATCAGCCTCGCCTTCTCCTGCTCCGCCGCCTTCGCCTTTTGCTCGGCCGAGGCACGCGTCTCTTCCGCAGCGATCTTGTTCAACTGGCCCTTGGCGAGGTTGGCATAAAAGCCTTCGGGATATTGCGCCAGGAAGGCTTCCCATCCGTCCCGCGTGCCGAGCTGGAGCGCAAGTTCATAATCTCGCCTGAGTTCGGACTGCGGATTGGCTTGCGGACCGGTCGCAACGGGCTTGGCAGGCACGAGCGGCACGTCATCGCCGCCCAGCGAGCCATACACGAAGGGCTCCTGCTTGTTGCCCGTGCTCTTCAGCACGTCGTCGCGCACGAAGCCGAACGCCTTGCGCAGATCGAGCCCCGGTTTTGGCAGATGGTCACTCAATGCCACCGCAAACGGGCTGTTCCGGGAGTCGCCGCCGTCCGACGCCGTCGAGCCGGCCTTGGCCGCGAACGCGATCATCGTGTTCGGAGTGGTCGGCTCGACCTTGGCAAGCCCGCGTCCGATCGCGCGCGAGGCCACCGTGCGCTTCATCGTCTTGGCGAAGGGATTGTCGCGGCAGGCATCGAGGATGACCAGCCGAAGCTGCTTGGCAGGTTCGATGCTCACCAGCACGCGATCGATCGGCAACGCCTCGTCGTAGACGTCAGTATCGGTCTCCAGCGCGGCGTCGGTCGGGATCAGATAGTTGGTACCGTCGACCTCCATGCCGTGGCCGGCGTAGTAGATGACCGCGACATCGGCATCCCGCGTCCTGGTGCCGAATTCGCGCAGCGCCTTGCGCATTTCGGGGGCGCTCAGGTCCTGCCGAACATCGACCGCATCGAAGCCGGCCTTCTTCAGCGTGCCGCCGATCAAGCCCGCATCGTTCGCCGGATTTGCTAGCTTCGGCACGCTCTTGTAGGCCGAATTTCCGATGACGAGCGCGACGCGCTTCTGGGCCTGCGCCGACGCGCAAGTCACGAAAGCTGCGACAATCAAAACGCAGAAAGATCGAACAATATTCACGCACATTGGCTGTGGGCCTTGATGCACTGCATGGAAACCATCGGTCAGGAACGGCTAGTTGCACACCTCGTAAGAGCCTCCGGTGGCGGTGTTCGAGCTAACCCTGCCAGGGATGACCCCGCTGACGAGCCGACATCCTTTTTGCACCGGGCGGCAGCCGGTCGAACTGCAAATGATCTGCCCACTCGCCTCGGGCTTGGGCGGCGCCGCTTCGGTTGCCCTCCGGTCAGCATCGCGTCTCCGCGAATCCTCGCGCGTCGCAACCGGCTTCTTCTCCGGAATCTTCTCGCATTCGTTGTCGTCGCCGACGCGATAGCCTGAACGGCAGGTGATCTTCACGCATTGATCGCCGTCGGCCTTGAAGCCGAAATTGCACACTAGCGGGCAGACGCGTCCGGGCTTTGCTTTCAACGCATCGAGTGCATCCAAGCTGGCGAGCTTTACGTCGAACTTGGTGCCGGCATATTTGTTGAACAGCGTCAGCGAGCGCTGCGCGGTCGAACTCCACTCGCTCTCAGCAGACGAGCTCAAGCAACCGACGCGGCGCAATTCACTCTGTACGGATTTGGAAAGCTCGGCCGCCGACAAGGTGGATGTGGACCCGGGCGAGAGCGCAGCCACTTTCTGGTTCTCGACTTCGGGCAGCTGCCGATCGGCGGCCGGCTTTGCAGCGGCCTGCTCCGCCTTCTCCGCCGCCTGCTTTGCAGCGAGCTCGGCCTTGGCCTTCTCCGCCGCCTGTTTCTCAGCCAGTGCCTTCGCTGCGGCCGCCTCGGCGATCTTGCGCTGCTGCTCGGCCGCTTCAGCTCTCGCCTGCTCGATCTGTTTCTGCTTCTCCGCGGCGATCCGAGCGTCCTCGGCGGCCTTGGCCGCCGCGGACGCCTTCTCCTGCTCGGCCTTCTGGGCGCGCTCGGCAATCAGCCTCGCCTTTTCGTGCTCGGCCGCCTTGGCCTTTTGTTCGGCCGCAGCGCGCGTCTCTTCGGCAGCGATCTTGTTCAACTGCCCTTTGGCGAGGTTGGCGTAGAAGCCATCAGGATATTGCGCCAGGAACGCTTCCCAGCCGTCGCGCGTGGCGAGCTGGAGCGCGAGTTCGTAGTCCCTGCGAACGGCGTCCTGTGGGTTCGCCTGCGGACCGGTCGCAGCCGGCTTGACGGCGACCAGGGGCACGTCGTCGCCGCCGAGCGAGCCATAGACATAGGGCTCCTGCTTGTAACCGGTCGTCTTCAACACGTCATCGCGCACGAAGCCGAAGGCCTTGCGCAGGTCGAGACCGGGCTTCGGCAGATGCTCGACCAGGGCGGCAGCGAACGGGCTGTTTCGGGCATCGCCGTCGGACGCGGTCGATCCGGCTTTTGCCGCGAAGGCGATCATGGTGTTGGGGCTGGTCGGCTCGACCTTGGCGAGGCCCCGTCCGATCGCGCGCGAAGCCAGCGTACGCTTCATCGTCTTCGCGAACGGATTGTCGCGGCACGCATCCAGGATGATCAGGCGCAGCTGCTTGGCCGGCTCGACCGCGAACAATGCCCGCTCAACCGGAATGGTCTCGTCGAGAACGTCGCCGTCGGTCTCCAGCGTCGCATCGGTCGGGATGAGATAGTTGTTGCCGTCGAGCTCGATGCCGTGACCGGCGTAATAGATCACCGCCATCTCCGCATCACGCGACCTGCCGGCGAATTCGCGCAGCATGCGCCGCATCTCGCTGGCGCTGAGATCCAGCCTCACATCCACGGAATCGAAGCCGGCCTTCTTGAACATGCCGCCGACCAGGGTGGCGTCGTTGACGGGATTGTTGAGCTTCGGCGCGCTCTTGTAGGCAGAATTGCCGATCACGAGCGCCACCCGCCGGTCGGCATGCGCCGGACCGCCGACAAGACCCATCGTCAATATCAACAATGCAAATAGCCGAAACGGAATCACTTGCGTCCCCCCGGATGCAATTCCCTGAGACTATTCGCTAGCGTCGCCGATTGCTAATTCTTCCTCTGTGATACCTGTCACATAACCCGATCTAACGGGGGTAAGGATAATGCGGCGAAGCGTCACCCGCTTTCCCAGCTGACGCCCGCCGTCTGTCGAGGCCCCTACGCCTGCACCACCTCGTGGCGCATCACGAAGGGTGCAAGCAGCGCGTGCACCTCGCCCGCAACCACTTCGCGCTGATCCGGCGGCAGCCCGGCGAGCGTCACGGTTGCGATCGATCCGTGGCTGCCATGGGCGCCGACCTTGACCTTGCAATCGATGCCGCGTTCGACCAGCGGCGCCAGCACCTTGGTGAACACGCGCTCCGCCGCGTCCCAGCGCAGCTGTGGCTTGAACACCTTGCCGACACCCGTCACCGGCATCGGATTGATCGGGATGACCTGCACCGGAACGGCGGCGCGCTCTGGCGTGCGCTCGCGCACCCAGGCTTCGAGCTCGCCCGGCTCGACGGTCGCACCCGGCTTCAATTGCACATACCCCACCGGCAATTCGCCGGCATAGGCGTCGGGCTGGCCAACCACCGCCGCGAAGCCGACCGCGGGATGTCCGAACATGATCTCCTCGATCGGCGCCGGATCGATGTTGTGGCCGCCGCGGATCACGAGATCCTTGGCGCGGCCGGTGATCCAAAGATAGCCGTCGGCATCGAGCCGGCCGAGATCGCCGGAATTGACCCAGACCTCGTCGACGAAAGCGCCCTTGTTGTGCTCGTCGTTGAGATAGCCGCCGAACACGCCGGGCCCGGCCATGATGACGACACCGATCTCGTCAGCCGCGCAGTCGCGGATGAGGCGGCCATCGGCATCGAGCTGCACGACGCGCACGCGCGCATACGGCATGGGAAGGCCGACCGAGCCGAGCCGGATCGGCCGGGACGGATAGGCCAGCGTGTGCACGCTCGACGTCTCCGTCATGCCGTAGACCTCGACCACCGGCAGCTTCAGCTTGTCCTGGATCGCCGATCCGACGGCGACGGGAATTGCCGAGCCGCCGCCGGCCGCATATTTGAGGCTGGAGATGTCGGCATCGCCCGGCGGCACCGCGAGCGTGGCGGCAAGCACCGTCGGCACGCTCGACAGCGCCTCGGGCCTGAAGCGTTCGACGAGCTGCCAGATGTTCTTCACCGCGTTCGGATTGCGCCAGCCGCTCGGCGACAGCACGACCAGCGAGCCGCCGCTCGACAGCGTCAGCAGCACCTGCGTCAACGATCCGCCGACGTGAAACAGCGGCATGCCGAACAGCAGATTGGAGCCCGGCTTCGCCTTCAGCAGCAGATTGAGCGCCCAGGCCTGATAGACTTGGTTGGTATGGGTGTGCCGCACCAGCTTCGGCGTGCCCGTGGTGCCGCCGGTGTGGAAATAGGCGGCGATGTCACTGCCGAGAATCTTGCGTTCACTGATGAGCCGGTCCGAGGGCTGCTGCTTGATCAGGTCGCCGAATGCAAAGATGCCTTTCGACGGATCACCGCCGCCGAACACCTGCACGATCGCCTTGAGGTGCTTCAGTTGCGGCCTGATCTGCTCGACTTTCTGCCAGATGTCGGTGCCGGGCATCGGTCCGAGCGCCACCAGGATCTTGGTGTTCGCAGCCTCCAGGATCTCCGCGATCTGGTGCGGCTCGAGCAGCGGATTGACCGGGTTGGCGATGCCGGCGGCCTCCGCGCCGAACAGCGTCACGAAGGCATCGGGCACCAGCGGCAGCATGAAGCTGATGACGTCGCCCTTCTCCGCGCCGAGCGCGTGAAACATGTTGGCGGCCTGCGTGACGCGCGCGATGAAATCGCGGTACGTCACGACGACCGGCGTGTCGGCGGGATCGGCGTTTTGCAGGAACTGGATTGCCGCGCCATCCGGATTGCGCGCGGCGCCCAACCTGATCGCGTCATAGGTGCACTCGGCGGCGATGCGGTCGGCATAGGGAACCTGCTCGAAGGCGCGCACCTCCGCGTCCGTCGAGAGATCCGGATAGTCGTTGCCGATGAGCCGATCGAGCGCGTGGATGCCCGCCATGGAGTTCCGTCCTCCCTCAGATGTAGGTCCTCACCCCGTCTTTTGACATTTTGGTACGGCGAGGCCTCGACCGATCGCCGGCCGAGCGCGGACAGAATGATGGATGATTTGGCGTTCGTCCATTGCCTGGCGGCTGCGCCGGTTGAACCTGCGCGGCCGGTCGAGGGACCAAGAACTGGCACTGAATTCGCGCGCCAGCGCCCTGCCGCAAGACCTGAGGTCATCATGACAACGCCCCCGCGGAACCGCATCACACGGCTGATCGCCGGGTTCGCCATCGCATCCGCAATTGCGCTGCCCTCCGCGACATTCGCCGCGGACAGCCAGCTCGACAAGATGCGCGCCAAGGTCGCGGCATTGATCACCGACAAGATGGAGAAGCTGGGCGGATCGCGCATCGTCTACAAGGTGGACAGCGACGCCCTGCGGGAGGCGATCGTCACCGACCTGCGGGACGATGTCTACAAGACCCTGCGCGAGGGCCGGATCGCCTTCTCCGGCCTTGCGATCCGCGACGGCGGCGTCGACGTCAAGATCGCGGATGCGAAGGGCCGCGATCTCCTCACGCGCAAGCTCGCCTCGGCGGCGGAGGGATTGCCCACGCACGCGCTCGCCGTGACCGACGCCGGCGACGGGCTGATCAGGCTCGCGCCGACCGATGCCGCATCCGCCGCACGGCTGCGCGATCTCGTCGAGGATTCCATCGCCATGATCGAGCAGCGCCTCAAGGACGCCGGCGTCACGCCGGCCAGCGTCCAGGGCGAAGGACCGGACCGCATCCGCATCTTCATACCGGGCATGATGGAGCCCGAGCGCATCACCGCGATCTTCGCCAAGAAGGTCAATATCAGCTTCCGCCTGATCGATGTCACGATGTCGGCGGAGCAGGCGCAATCCGGCACGCCTCCGGCAGGCACCGAAATCATGCTCGGCTTCAAGGACAAGCTTCCCTATCTGGTCAAGGCCAGCGTGCTCGACGGCAACGACATCAGCTATGCGGGACCAGGATTTGCTGGCGAAACGAAGGAGCCGATCGCCTCGTTCCGCTTCAATGGCCGCGGTGCGCGGCGCTTCGCCCACCTCACCGCAGAAAACGTCGGAATGCCCTTTGCCATCGCGCTCGACGACAAGGTGATCTCCGCCCCCGTGATCCGCGAGCCCATCACCGGCGGCTCCGGCCAGATTTCCGGCAACTTCACCCTGGAAGAGGCCAACAGCGTTGCCATGTTGCTGCGCGCCGGCTCGCTGCCCGGACGTCTGGGTCTCGTCGAGCGGCAGGTCATGCAACCCGCCAGCAAGCCGTAAGGCGAAGACCGTCCGACGTCCCTGCCTGGGGCATCCGGATTCCCCCCGCAACGCCGAAGCCCGCCCGAATCACGGCCGCGCTGCAGCCAGACGCGCCAGCAAGGGCAATTGCCGAAACGCCCGATCAGGCTAAAATTTGCCTCTTGCGGCATGGCGGCCGAAGGCTTCATTTCAGACGGCCGTCATTCGATTTCGGCTATACGTGTCGAGCATACCGACCAGGACTGAAGACCTTACGCGGGGTTAGTACCATGCCGTCCGGCAGCGCAGACATTTCCTCGATCCTCGACCGCATTCTAGATGCGGCGACGGACAACCTCAGGATCGCGAAGATCCTGGTCCAGATGGGTCTCGATCCCAACAACGTCACCTACGATGCGATCTTCAACCGGCTGCTGGAGATCTTCATCCACAACATCACCTTCGCCAATCTGTTCGCTGCGGTCGGCGCCGGCTTCTTCGTCGCCACCCTCTTGATGCGGACGATGGTGCCTCTGCGCGTCGCCAACATGGTCGGCTGTGCGTTCTTCGCCGTTTTCGGCGCGCTCACCGCCAACGTCGCGACGTTCCTGCTCTATCTGCTGCTGCTTCCAATCAACGCCCTCCGTTTGCGGCAGATGCTCAAGCTGGTCAAGAAGGCTCGCCATGCAACTGAAGGCGACATGTCGATCGAATGGCTCAAGCCCTTCATGACCGAGCGCAAATATCGCCGCGGCGATACGCTGTTCAAGCTGCGCGACCCCGCGAAGGAGATGTTCCTCACGGTCACCGGCAAGTTCCTGGTGAAGGAGATCAACGTCGAGATCGGGCCCGGAGCGCTGATGGGCGAACTCGGCTTCCTCACGCCGGACAACCGGCGCACGGGAACGGTCGAATGCATCGAAGACGGCCAGGTGCTGACGATCACCTATGACCGGCTGCTCGAGATCTACTTCCAGGATCCGCAATTCGGCTACTACTTCCTGGTGCTGACCAGCCAGCGCCTGCTGCAGAACATCGACCGCCTGCAGAAGCAGCTGGCCAGCGAGCGAGCGGCAACCACGAACAGGATCGCGTGACCTCAGCTCAGCTCAGCAACAGCGCCATGCCCGGATCGCCCTTCTCCATCGCGCGCCGATAGGCCGGACGGTCGCCGATGCGGCCGAGATATCTGATCACGTTCGGACAGCGCTGGAGATCATAGGGCTGGAAGTAGCGCATTGTGGTGAGCGAAAAGACGGTCATGATGTCGGCGGTGGTAAAGGCGCTGCCCGCCAGATATTCGGCTTCGCGAAGCCTCGCATCGAGAAGGTCATGAGCACGATCGAGGCGTCCCTTCATGGCGACCAGGGTCGGATTGTCCTGGGCGAGATCGAGCCGGTTCAGGATCATCATCCGACCCATGCCGGGTTGCAGCGTGCCGTTGGCGAAATGAAGCCAATACAGGAACTGGGCGAAGGCCGGATCATCGGG comes from Bradyrhizobium sp. CCGE-LA001 and encodes:
- a CDS encoding acyl-CoA synthetase is translated as MAGIHALDRLIGNDYPDLSTDAEVRAFEQVPYADRIAAECTYDAIRLGAARNPDGAAIQFLQNADPADTPVVVTYRDFIARVTQAANMFHALGAEKGDVISFMLPLVPDAFVTLFGAEAAGIANPVNPLLEPHQIAEILEAANTKILVALGPMPGTDIWQKVEQIRPQLKHLKAIVQVFGGGDPSKGIFAFGDLIKQQPSDRLISERKILGSDIAAYFHTGGTTGTPKLVRHTHTNQVYQAWALNLLLKAKPGSNLLFGMPLFHVGGSLTQVLLTLSSGGSLVVLSPSGWRNPNAVKNIWQLVERFRPEALSSVPTVLAATLAVPPGDADISSLKYAAGGGSAIPVAVGSAIQDKLKLPVVEVYGMTETSSVHTLAYPSRPIRLGSVGLPMPYARVRVVQLDADGRLIRDCAADEIGVVIMAGPGVFGGYLNDEHNKGAFVDEVWVNSGDLGRLDADGYLWITGRAKDLVIRGGHNIDPAPIEEIMFGHPAVGFAAVVGQPDAYAGELPVGYVQLKPGATVEPGELEAWVRERTPERAAVPVQVIPINPMPVTGVGKVFKPQLRWDAAERVFTKVLAPLVERGIDCKVKVGAHGSHGSIATVTLAGLPPDQREVVAGEVHALLAPFVMRHEVVQA
- a CDS encoding caspase family protein — its product is MCVNIVRSFCVLIVAAFVTCASAQAQKRVALVIGNSAYKSVPKLANPANDAGLIGGTLKKAGFDAVDVRQDLSAPEMRKALREFGTRTRDADVAVIYYAGHGMEVDGTNYLIPTDAALETDTDVYDEALPIDRVLVSIEPAKQLRLVILDACRDNPFAKTMKRTVASRAIGRGLAKVEPTTPNTMIAFAAKAGSTASDGGDSRNSPFAVALSDHLPKPGLDLRKAFGFVRDDVLKSTGNKQEPFVYGSLGGDDVPLVPAKPVATGPQANPQSELRRDYELALQLGTRDGWEAFLAQYPEGFYANLAKGQLNKIAAEETRASAEQKAKAAEQEKARLIAERAQKAEQEKAAAAAKAAEDARIAAEKQKQIEQAKAEAAEHQRKLAEAAAAKALAEKQAAEKAKAELAARQAAEKAEQAAKPAADRQLPEVENQKVAALSPGPTSTLSAAELSKSVQSELRRVGCLTASAESEWSSAAQRSLTLFNKYAGTQFDVKLVSVDALDALKAKSGRVCPLVCNFGFKADGDQCVKITCRSGYRVGEDNECEKIPEKKPVATREESRRRDQDRKSAESASPKSQASGQMVCNGAGCRPVGKGCRLGAVKDNRGIMVTTEVCN
- a CDS encoding SecDF P1 head subdomain-containing protein, which encodes MTTPPRNRITRLIAGFAIASAIALPSATFAADSQLDKMRAKVAALITDKMEKLGGSRIVYKVDSDALREAIVTDLRDDVYKTLREGRIAFSGLAIRDGGVDVKIADAKGRDLLTRKLASAAEGLPTHALAVTDAGDGLIRLAPTDAASAARLRDLVEDSIAMIEQRLKDAGVTPASVQGEGPDRIRIFIPGMMEPERITAIFAKKVNISFRLIDVTMSAEQAQSGTPPAGTEIMLGFKDKLPYLVKASVLDGNDISYAGPGFAGETKEPIASFRFNGRGARRFAHLTAENVGMPFAIALDDKVISAPVIREPITGGSGQISGNFTLEEANSVAMLLRAGSLPGRLGLVERQVMQPASKP
- a CDS encoding ABC transporter substrate-binding protein — its product is MAQVGSSSGHPNPASRRSFIKMLGAAGAVVPALTALPRGSFAQDPSAAFANASIDWKQFAGQTITLAGAIHPWSNAITPLLPGFTSLTGITVDADFQLETTYMGALPIRLARGSTTPDVFMFTTYGQGISAGWLEPLNNYYLNRSLTDIAWYDEDDLLKTARAFPLWSDGERYAIPITSEAMTLFINKHALAAGNLPVPQTFDELLATARAVKTSEVSGIAMRAQASFNSCPPALGFVFSYGGAMVKDNKAAFDSSDAIAAVEMYGQLLNQAGPFGAGSYEWYHVLDDFLQGRTAIAIDSSNFATDISNPAKSRVASHAGYAAFPRLAGRAPVPFMSHWQACINSKSRNKRAAFLFLLWATSRPTSLRTAAAGLATTRVSAWSSEGFKTAFGSEAATAALTNLQNADVDRAKAILFHPQSKLILDAFMIGVNEVVSGAKSAKDAMTRAAAQANAAIRG
- a CDS encoding caspase family protein, which produces MTFASLLACSPALAEKRVVLVIGNSAYKNTLRLTNPVNDAALIGDMFKRAGFDAVDVKTDLNASEMRRTLREFAGRVRDADMAVIYYAGHGIELDGSNYLIPTDALLETDGDVLDETVALDRALFAVEPAKRLRLVILDACRDNPFAKSMKRMVASRAIGRGLAKVEPTSPNTMIAFAAKAGSTASDGDSRNSPFATALAEHLPKPGLDLRKAFGFVRDDVLKSTGNRQEPFVYGSLGGDDVSLVPAKPTAVPGPQANPQDSVRRDYELALQAGLREAWEAFLQTYPDGFYANLARVQLKKIAAEEERMAATEKARLAEQEKVKLAAERAQKAELEKAAAAAKAAEDARIAAEKQKQIEQARAEAAERERKAAEAAATKVLVEKQAIEKAAAEAVAKQAADRLAIEAESKKVAALSLPPSAPPPVDMPRSIQVELRRVGCLKGEANGDWSETAQRSLSLFNRYAGTRFDAKLASVDALDALKAKPGRVCPLVCNFGFKADGDQCVKITCRAGYRLGDDNECEKIERKPVARQSPQTGDRDRKSAETGPAKPQASGQIICTSSGGCRPVGKGCRLESHPGGVGQREICN
- a CDS encoding caspase family protein; its protein translation is MGLVGGPAHADRRVALVIGNSAYKSAPKLNNPVNDATLVGGMFKKAGFDSVDVRLDLSASEMRRMLREFAGRSRDAEMAVIYYAGHGIELDGNNYLIPTDATLETDGDVLDETIPVERALFAVEPAKQLRLIILDACRDNPFAKTMKRTLASRAIGRGLAKVEPTSPNTMIAFAAKAGSTASDGDARNSPFAAALVEHLPKPGLDLRKAFGFVRDDVLKTTGYKQEPYVYGSLGGDDVPLVAVKPAATGPQANPQDAVRRDYELALQLATRDGWEAFLAQYPDGFYANLAKGQLNKIAAEETRAAAEQKAKAAEHEKARLIAERAQKAEQEKASAAAKAAEDARIAAEKQKQIEQARAEAAEQQRKIAEAAAAKALAEKQAAEKAKAELAAKQAAEKAEQAAAKPAADRQLPEVENQKVAALSPGSTSTLSAAELSKSVQSELRRVGCLSSSAESEWSSTAQRSLTLFNKYAGTKFDVKLASLDALDALKAKPGRVCPLVCNFGFKADGDQCVKITCRSGYRVGDDNECEKIPEKKPVATREDSRRRDADRRATEAAPPKPEASGQIICSSTGCRPVQKGCRLVSGVIPGRVSSNTATGGSYEVCN